A genomic region of Nymphaea colorata isolate Beijing-Zhang1983 chromosome 2, ASM883128v2, whole genome shotgun sequence contains the following coding sequences:
- the LOC116247060 gene encoding E3 ubiquitin-protein ligase ATL42-like: MAEGFLPTAIPSTWFEESLRWWNPPFSSPTGLSHRGFRFSLPLPLSLFSISNCSRRQRCTREVTKRRNAHRRMLPSKFQAGVDCLLGHHLLLPSRSLMNPRLFFLLALLSVAWTPCRSQPPSPGSDTVSFKPSIAVIVGVLSIMFSLTFLLLIYAKFCQIPGRAAGFYAVNEDQVLPRTRTGRESGVDRRIVESLPFFLFSALRGSKEGLECSVCLSRFDDKEVLRLLPKCKHAFHITCIDRWLESHSSCPLCRRQVESADLLLAHSSRISRNPSNLTDDAGIELFVRREEAEAEGSSSLSSFRLGSFRQVREKVKEEPLLEPESAADPRFLHRFKHRIIISDVVYKHRWSDVNSADLMLLNSEMLRDGTSKRFSATAAESVSDQIGSGEPLPESGDKIRKIKVEMEKKRLLEMKASKLKPDNSALPSSLSSPSSPSSPAIAGDAARVVPGKRSMSEIVNVARFLDLGAKIRTKEMNPDDGVGNEDSVRKVWLPIARRTVLWFTGRERRSQPGNSLV; the protein is encoded by the coding sequence ATGGCTGAAGGCTTCTTACCCACCGCCATCCCTTCCACTTGGTTCGAGGAAAGCTTGCGTTGGTGGAACCCACCTTTTTCGTCCCCGACTGGGTTATCTCACAGGGGCTTCcgcttctccctccctctccctctctctcttttctccatttcaaaCTGCAGCCGACGCCAACGTTGCACCCGCGAGGTAACCAAGCGACGGAATGCCCACCGGAGAATGCTGCCTTCTAAATTTCAGGCCGGCGTAGATTGCCTCCTCGGGCACCACCTGCTGCTTCCTTCCCGGAGTTTGATGAATCCAAGGCTTTTCTTTCTCCTCGCTCTCCTTTCGGTAGCGTGGACACCTTGCCGATCGCAGCCGCCCTCTCCAGGCAGCGATACCGTGTCGTTCAAGCCCAGCATCGCGGTGATAGTCGGCGTCCTTTCCATCATGTTCTCCCTCACCTTCCTGCTCCTCATCTATGCCAAATTCTGTCAGATTCCCGGTCGAGCTGCCGGTTTTTACGCAGTGAACGAGGACCAGGTGCTTCCTCGAACGCGGACGGGGCGCGAGTCTGGCGTGGACCGGCGGATCGTGGAGTCGCTTCCTTTCTTCCTGTTCTCGGCTCTCAGGGGATCCAAGGAAGGCCTGGAGTGCTCCGTCTGCCTGTCGAGATTCGACGACAAGGAGGTTCTCCGGCTCCTGCCGAAGTGCAAGCACGCCTTCCACATCACCTGCATCGACCGGTGGCTCGAGAGTCACTCGAGCTGCCCGCTTTGCCGCCGGCAGGTCGAGTCCGCCGACCTACTACTCGCGCACTCGTCTCGCATCTCCCGCAACCCCTCCAATCTCACGGATGACGCCGGCATCGAGCTGTTCGTCCGGCGGGAGGAGGCCGAGGCCGAGGGATCATCGTCGCTGTCGTCGTTCAGGCTCGGGAGCTTTCGGCAAGTACGGGAGAAGGTCAAGGAGGAGCCGCTTCTCGAGCCGGAGTCCGCCGCGGACCCGCGCTTCCTTCACCGGTTCAAGCACCGGATCATAATTTCTGACGTGGTCTACAAGCACAGGTGGAGCGACGTCAACTCCGCCGATCTAATGCTGCTGAACTCGGAGATGCTCCGCGACGGCACAAGCAAGCGGTTCTCCGCCACCGCGGCAGAGTCCGTGAGCGACCAGATCGGATCCGGGGAGCCCTTGCCGGAATCCGGCGATAAGATCAGGAAGATCAAGgtagagatggagaagaagaggcTTCTGGAGATGAAGGCCAGCAAGCTCAAACCGGACAATTCAGCGCTTCCGTCATCGTTATCTTCTCCTTCCTCGCCGTCGTCTCCGGCCATCGCCGGCGATGCTGCGAGAGTCGTGCCGGGAAAACGGTCGATGTCAGAGATCGTGAACGTGGCAAGGTTTTTGGATCTCGGGGCGAAGATCCGGACGAAGGAAATGAACCCGGATGATGGGGTTGGGAACGAGGACAGCGTGCGGAAGGTGTGGCTGCCAATCGCCAGGAGGACGGTGCTGTGGTTTACGGGGAGGGAGAGAAGGTCTCAGCCAGGGAATTCCCTCGTTTGA